The following proteins are co-located in the Pyricularia oryzae 70-15 chromosome 1, whole genome shotgun sequence genome:
- a CDS encoding AP-1 complex subunit gamma-1 has product MASLKQFIRNVRAAKTIADERAVIQKESAAIRASFREESHDHSVRRNNVSKLLYLFTLGERTHFGQIECLKLLASPRFADKRLGHLATSLLLDENQEVLTLVTNSLKNDLVHSNQYIVGLALCTLGNIASVEMSRDLFPEIENLIATANPYIRRKAALCGMRICRKVPDLQEHFIEKATQLLSDRNHGVLLCGLTLVTSLCEADEESEEETGAEDIIEKFRQFVPVLVRTLKGLASSGYAPEHDVTGITDPFLQVKILRLLRVLARGDAQVSEQINDILAQVATNTDSSKNVGNSILYEAVRTILDIEADSGLRVLGVNILGKFLTNRDNNIRYVALNTLVKVVAIEPNAVQRHRNTILECLRDPDISIRRRALELSFTLINESNVRVLIRELLAFLEVADNEFKPTMTSQIGIAADKFAPNKRWHVDTMLRVLTLAGNYVKEQILSSFVRLIATTPELQTYAVQKLYSSLKKDITQESLTQAAAWCIGEYGEALLKGGQYEEEELVTEVKSHEIIDLFSTILESNYATQVSTEYIVTALVKLTTRLTDMSQNDRIRKLLQAHQTSLDVEVQQRAVEYDNLLAYESIRNGVLEKMPPPQIKESSRVLGEATKKPTKAGARKPKMAAKPKEEDLLFDLMGDSSAPVASPTTSGQNNADLLADILGGTASPPPASASSGPPKSNMDSIMDLFGSAPASGSPAPAPTATAASSASMDLFGSAGTPPPQPQQQAAPPVAPTGHPCYDSNGLNVTIQTQRNAEGAIQAIARFRNTGGAPLSEVGLQAAVPKSQKLQLLNISTTDIAPGAEATQMMRVMGCKGPLRLRLRIGYNSSLAGQVMDQVNWAEPA; this is encoded by the exons ATGGCGTCCC TCAAGCAGTTTATCCGCAATGTGCGCGCCGCCAAGACGATTGCAGACGAGCGAGCAGTCATTCAAAAGGAGAGCGCCGCAATCAGGGCCAGCTTTCGCGAAGAGAGCCACGACCACAGCGTCAG ACGGAACAATGTTTCCAAGCTCCTATATCTCTTCACCCTGGGTGAGAGGACACATTTCGGTCAGATAGAATGTCTGAAGCTGCTGGCCTCTCCTCGATTCGCAGACAAACGCCTAGGACACCTCGCCACGAGCCTGCTGCTGGACGAGAACCAAGAAGTTCTCACACTGGTCACAAACTCCCTCAAAAA TGACCTTGTACATTCCAATCAGTACATCGTGGGCCTCGCGTTATGCACTCTCGGCAACATTGCATCGGTCGAGATGTCACGAGACTTATTCCCCGAGATTGAGAACCTCATTGCGACCGCGAACCCCTATATTCGAAGGAAAGCTGCCCTTTGCGGCATGCGGATATGTCGCAAGGTCCCCGACCTGCAGGAGCACTTTATCGAAAAGGCCACTCAGCTCTTGTCTGACCGTAACCACGGTGTCTTGCTGTGCGGCCTGACTCTTGTAACCAGCCTCTGCGAGGCAGATGAGGAGTCGGAGGAGGAAACTGGTGCCGAAGACATCATTGAAAAGTTCAGACAGTTCGTGCCAGTCCTGGTGAGGACACTGAAAGGTTTGGCTTCATCAGGCTATGCGCCGGAACATGATGTTACCGGCATCACGGATCCTTTCCTTCAGGTCAAGATCCTACGGCTCCTGAGGGTTCTTGCCAGAGGCGATGCTCAGGTCAGCGAGCAAATCAACGATATCTTGGCGCAAGTCGCAACAAATACCGATTCCTCAAAGAACGTTGGTAACTCGATTTTGTACGAAGCCGTGCGGACCATTCTCGATATTGAGGCCGATTCTGGGCTGAGGGTTCTCGGCGTCAACATCTTGGGCAAGTTCCTCACCAACAGGGACAACAACATCCGATATGTAGCCTTGAACACCCTTGTCAAGGTGGTCGCCATAGAGCCCAACGCGGTTCAAAGACACCGTAACACGATCCTCGAGTGTTTGCGTGATCCCGATATCAGCATCAGGAGGCGTGCTCTCGAGCTGAGTTTCACATTAATAAACGAGAGCAACGTCCGCGTCTTGATCAGGGAGCTGCTGGCCTTCCTTGAGGTGGCTGATAATGAGTTTAAACCTACCATGACGAGCCAGATCGGCATTGCTGCCGACAAGTTCGCCCCCAACAAGAGGTGGCACGTCGATACTATGCTGAGAGTGTTGACTCTTGCCGGCAACTACGTCAAGGAGCAAATCCTGTCTTCGTTCGTGAGACTGATTGCTACGACCCCTGAGCTCCAGACTTATGCTGTGCAGAAGCTGTACAGCAGCCTTAAAAAAGATATCACCCAGGAGAGCTTGACGCAAGCCGCTGCCTGGTGCATCGGCGAGTACGGCGAGGCCTTGTTAAAGGGCGGTCAATATGAGGAAGAGGAGCTTGTGACCGAGGTCAAGTCTCACGAAATCATCGACCTTTTCTCCACAATTCTCGAAAGCAACTATGCTACCCAGGTGTCCACTGAGTACATAGTGACGGCTCTCGTCAAGCTCACCACCAGATTGACAGACATGTCACAAAACGATAGGATACGAAAGCTCCTCCAGGCTCACCAAACCAGTCTGGACGTTGAAGTGCAACAGCGCGCGGTTGAATACGACAACCTACTCGCCTATGAATCCATACGCAATGGCGTGCTGGAGaagatgccgccgccgcagatCAAAGAGTCATCTAGAGTCCTCGGCGAGGCCACCAAGAAACCAACCAAAGCCGGCGCTCGGAAACCCAAAATGGCTGCCAAGCCAAAGGAGGAAGATCTTCTGTTTGATCTCATGGGAGACAGCAGCGCCCCGGTCGCTTCACCAACAACTAGCGGTCAAAACAACGCCGACCTTCTTGCTGATATCCTCGGGGGCACCGCATCTCCGCCCCCAGCCTCAGCATCGTCCGGCCCTCCAAAGTCAAACATGGACTCCATCATGGACCTCTTTGGCTCGGCACCAGCATCAGGGTCGCCCGCACCGGCccccaccgccaccgccgcttcGTCCGCCAGCATGGACCTGTTTGGCTCAGCAGGGACACCGCCGCCCCAGCCGCAGCAACAGGCGGCTCCTCCTGTCGCGCCCACTGGACACCCCTGCTACGATTCAAACGGCTTGAATGTCACGATACAAACGCAGCGTAACGCAGAAGGGGCTATTCAGGCAATTGCCAGGTTCCGTAACACAGGAGGTGCACCTCTTTCAGAGGTCGGTCTGCAGGCTGCCGTTCCCAAGTCGCAGAAGCTACAGTTGCTCAACATCTCAACGACGGACATTGCACCCGGTGCCGAAGCCACTCAGATGATGAGGGTCATGGGCTGCAAAGGG CCCTTGCGCTTGCGCCTGAGGATAGGATACAACTCGTCCTTGGCAGGTCAGGTCATGGATCAAGTCAACTGGGCGGAGCCGGCGTGA
- a CDS encoding glutamine synthetase, with protein sequence MATQQVSYVQNLAKYMSLDQKGSIMAEYVWIDSEGGVRSKSRTLKEQKYEPKDLPTWNFDGSSTGQAGGDNSDVFLKPVAVYPDPFRGEPNIIVLAECWDSDGTPNKFNHRHEAAKLMEAHAEHEPWFGLEQEYTLLNLEDRPFGWPKNGFPAPQGPYYCGVGAGKVVQRDIVEAHYKACLYAGVKISGTNAEVMPAQWEFQVGPCEGIEMGDHLSIARFLLHRVAEEFGAKVSFDPKPIPGDWNGAGLHSNFSTKEMRVDGGMKHIEAAIKKLEGRHKEHIAVYGEGNEKRLTGSHETGSIEEFSYGIANRGASIRIPRECAAKGYGYFEDRRPASNADPYQITGIIMETCFGAVN encoded by the exons ATGGCGACACAACAGGTATCATATGTCCAAAAT TTGGCAAAATACATGTCACTGGACCAAAAGGGCTCCATTATGGCAGAGTACGTCTGGATTGACAGTGAAGGTGGCGTCCGCTCAAAATCAAGG ACCCTCAAGGAACAAAAATATGAGCCCAAGGACCTGCCCACATGGAACTTTGACGGCTCCTCAACGGGCCAGGCGGGAGGCGACAATTCGGACGTGTTCCTCAAGCCCGTTGCCGTCTACCCGGATCCGTTCCGCGGTGAGCCCAACATCATCGTCCTGGCCGAGTGCTGGGACTCGGACGGCACACCGAACAAGTTCAACCACCGCCATGAAGCTGCCAAGCTGATGGAGGCCCACGCCGAACACGAGCCTTGGTTTGGCCTCGAGCAGGAATACACCCTCCTCAACCTTGAGGACAGGCCGTTCGGCTGGCCCAAGAATGGCTTCCCGGCTCCCCAGGGACCGTATTACTGCGGTGTTGGTGCCGGCAAGGTCGTCCAGAGGGATATCGTCGAGGCACATTACAAAGCGTGCTTATATGCGGGTGTTAAGATTTCGGGAACAAATGCCGAGGTCATGCCGGCACAATGGGAGTTCCAGGTCGGCCCATGTGAGGGCATCGAGA TGGGCGACCACCTCTCAATAGCACGCTTCCTCCTGCACCGCGTGGCAGAAGAATTCGGAGCCAAGGTTTCGTTCGACCCCAAGCCCATCCCGGGCGACTGGAACGGCGCCGGCCTGCACAGCAACTTCTCCACCAAGGAGATGcgcgtcgacggcggcaTGAAGCACATCGAGGCCGCCATTAAGAAGCTCGAGGGCAGGCATAAGGAGCATATTGCCGTTTACGGCGAGGGCAACGAAAAGCGCCTGACGGGCTCCCACGAGACGGGCAGCATCGAGGAGTTCTCTTACGGCATCGCCAACCGCGGCGCCAGCATCCGCATCCCCCGGGAGTGTGCCGCAAAGGGCTACGGTTACTTTGAGGACCGCAGGCCCGCCAGTAATGCTGATCCTTACCAG ATTACCGGCATTATCATGGAGACCTGCTTTGGTGCAGTGAACTAA